One region of Zingiber officinale cultivar Zhangliang chromosome 7B, Zo_v1.1, whole genome shotgun sequence genomic DNA includes:
- the LOC122004476 gene encoding B3 domain-containing protein Os04g0581400-like — translation MAPKPREGAGSNCSRGSWPSTSAGVDGSACYGGSMTAPHKNAARPPATKACHGGLGDDVLVVEMFAKELTPSDVGKLNRLVIPKKHAMQHFSHAAPPTQEELSIEFVDRDGRWWTFRYCYWKSSQSFVFTKGWNRFVKEKRLRAKDTVTFYRCVDDRNGTYCLIDTIRHAENDRNEEDDKAPKGGLSFERRMKQQEYDDKDELTRYGDGEVVPMESKKKLRLFGEWIKIE, via the exons ATGGCTCCAAAGCCAAGGGAAGGCGCCGGCTCCAACTGCTCTCGCGGCTCGTGGCCGTCAACCTCCGCCGGCGTGGATGGCTCGGCCTGCTACGGAGGAAGCATGACGGCGCCGCATAAAAATGCCGCCCGACCGCCGGCTACGAAGGCTTGCCATGGCGGCCTCGGCGACGACGTGCTGGTGGTGGAGATGTTCGCCAAGGAGCTAACTCCgagcgacgtcggcaagctaaaCAG GTTGGTGATCCCCAAGAAGCACGCGATGCAGCACTTTTCTCACGCGGCTCCACCGACACAAGAGGAATTGTCGATCGAGTTCGTCGACAGAGACGGGCGATGGTGGACATTTCGTTACTGCTACTGGAAGAGCAGCCAGAGCTTCGTGTTCACCAAGGGCTGGAATCGATTTGTCAAAGAGAAGCGACTGCGTGCCAAGGATACAGTTACGTTCTACAGGTGCGTCGACGACAGGAACGGGACCTACTGCTTGATCGACACGATTCGGCACGCAGAGAACGATAGAAACGAAGAAGACGACAAGGCGCCCAAAGGTGGGCTTAGTTTCGAGAGGAGGATGAAGCAACAAGAATATGATGATAAGGATGAATTGACAAGATATGGTGATGGAGAAGTGGTGCCAATGGAGAgtaagaagaagttgaggctctTTGGTGAATGGATTAAGATAGAGTAA